Part of the Pirellulales bacterium genome is shown below.
CAGCCTTAATCCGGTCTTGTAAACGGCATTCCATTGCCTACCTCCCCGTCGATTCCTATGTTTCCATGCACCAACCCCAAAATCCAAACCCGAAGTCATAACCTCAACGTGCCAAACTGCAAAGTGCGGAATGCACCCGTCGACCGGCGGGAATTCGGGATCGACCTTGACGCGGTTGGCGAAGTTTGGGAAAACCGCCGCGCCGATTCCGCCCCGTCGCTGGTCGAGGAAAACGGGCTGGAAACGGCAGTCCCCTGTTGCTTTGCGAACATTGCAGCAATCGTGCCCGCCACGAAAGGGGAGAGTTCCCGCGGTTTTAGCCAGGAGGGCGCCGTGAAACCAAAGAAGATCCTGACCGCCGGTCCCACGATTTCGCAGCGCGAGATCGACTATGTCGTCGATGCCGTCCAGAACGGCTGGAACGAGAATTGGTCGGGCTATCTGACCCGCTTTGAGCGGAGTTTCGCCGATTATGTCGGCGCTCGCTTTGCCCTGGCGACTTCAAGCTGCACTGGCGCTTTGCATTTGTCGCTCTTGGCGCTCGGAATCGGAGCGGGGGATGAAGTGCTCGTGCCGGAGGTGACATGGATTGCCACCGCCAGCGCCGTGACATACACCGGGGCGAAGCCGGTTTTCGTCGATATCGATCCGGCCACCTGGTGCATGGATCCGGCTGCCGCGCGGCGCGCCATCACGCCACGGACCAAAGCTATCATGCCGGTCCATCTTTACGGCCACCCGACGGACATGAAGGGGATCGACAAGCTGGCTCAAGAATACGGACTGCTAGTGCTCGAGGACGCCGCCCCGGCTCTCGGCGCGGAGATCGAAGGCCGCAAGGTCGGCAGCTTTGGCCACTTGGCGTGTTTCAGCTTCCAGGGGGCGAAGATCATGACCTGCGGCGAAGGCGGAATGCTCGTCACTAGCGATCCCGCTCTCTACGAACGAGCCAGATACATGAACGACCACGGCCGCGATCCGCAGCGGGCGTTCGTCAATACGGCGATCGGCTACAAGTACAAGATGTCGAACCTCCAGGCCGCCCTGGGCCTGGCGCAGCTCGAGCGGATCGAGGAGATGATCGCCAAACGAAGGCAGACCTTCCAATGGTATCGTCAACGGATCGGCGAGGTGCCGGGATTGACATTGAACGTCGAGCGCTTTTGGGCCCGGAATATTTATTGGATGACGTCGATCGTTCTGAGCGACGAACTCTCGGTCAGCCGCGACGAAGTGATGGCCGGCCT
Proteins encoded:
- a CDS encoding DegT/DnrJ/EryC1/StrS family aminotransferase — encoded protein: MPNCKVRNAPVDRREFGIDLDAVGEVWENRRADSAPSLVEENGLETAVPCCFANIAAIVPATKGESSRGFSQEGAVKPKKILTAGPTISQREIDYVVDAVQNGWNENWSGYLTRFERSFADYVGARFALATSSCTGALHLSLLALGIGAGDEVLVPEVTWIATASAVTYTGAKPVFVDIDPATWCMDPAAARRAITPRTKAIMPVHLYGHPTDMKGIDKLAQEYGLLVLEDAAPALGAEIEGRKVGSFGHLACFSFQGAKIMTCGEGGMLVTSDPALYERARYMNDHGRDPQRAFVNTAIGYKYKMSNLQAALGLAQLERIEEMIAKRRQTFQWYRQRIGEVPGLTLNVERFWARNIYWMTSIVLSDELSVSRDEVMAGLKQRDIDSRPFFLPISSFPMFESRAAENPVAYQISHRGINLPSGHNLTETDIDRICRSLLEVLGVSSQKHREAA